ACCGAAGGCTTCCTGCGCTTTACGCCGGGCAAGGGTTTCTTCTGCCGCGAGCTCGACGCGCATGAGATCTTCGATCTCTACGAGCTGCGCAAGTCGATCGAGGTCGCCTCGGTCCGCCTCGCCATCAAGCGCGCCAGGGACGAGGACATCGACGCGCTGCTGAAATTCCTCGAAGCCACCGGTCCCGATCCGGGCGAACGCACATCGGTGGAGCTCGTCGAGCTGGACGAGACCTTCCACGAGCGGCTGATGGCGATGTCGAACAATGCCGAGATGCTGCGCGTGCTGCGCAACGTCAACGCCCGCATCCGCTTCGTGCGCTGGATCGACATGGACAGCATCAACCGCTCCAATACCCAGGCCGAGCACCGTGCGGTCGTCGAGGGCCTGAAGGCGCGTAACGAAGAGGCTTGCGTGTCCGTGCTGGAGAAGCACATCGACCGCCGCCTCGATCGCATCACCTCGGCGATCAAGGAAGGCTACGCGCAGATCTACATGCCGGCCGCGGCGCGGGCTGGGGCGAACTAGCCTCCGAGCCGCAACGACGGTGTCGTCCGTTCTCCCTCTGTGGGAGAAGGTGGCGCGAAGCGCCGGATGAGGGGTATCTCTCGGCGTGTACTGATGCGTATGAGTGCTCGGGGAGATACCCCTCAC
The genomic region above belongs to Bradyrhizobium sp. CCBAU 53338 and contains:
- a CDS encoding GntR family transcriptional regulator yields the protein MSNVELASDSIVDRVYEQLKAMAVSYEFKPGERLNEGELAKRLGVSRTPLREALNRLNTEGFLRFTPGKGFFCRELDAHEIFDLYELRKSIEVASVRLAIKRARDEDIDALLKFLEATGPDPGERTSVELVELDETFHERLMAMSNNAEMLRVLRNVNARIRFVRWIDMDSINRSNTQAEHRAVVEGLKARNEEACVSVLEKHIDRRLDRITSAIKEGYAQIYMPAAARAGAN